ACCTAGTTCCGTTGACGGTATGCTCAGAGGGTGAATGCCAATGGCACTGGACCAGTTTAAAATCAGTTTCACGTATTGTTACTTTCCCAGCATCACCTTTCCACGATACCTTgtgaaagaagtaaaaaaaaaaaaggtttcaaatgTTTGAAAGTGTTGTAATGATAATATAATGTAGTGAGAATAAactaaatattgaaataaaaagttttaccaTAATGTCATGTCCTCTGTTTGTAATGACAGCAGGAGCTGGTTGGTATTGCCTATTCCAAGCTTGATCATGGATAAGGCTGACTCTTTCGTTTGTGAGATCGATCGGAGATTGGAATCTTCCGGTGTTACAAACTTTCCATTCCGGATTTATGTTGCCCCACCCCTCTGgtcctttctctgttttttgttcatATGTGAATGGAGTTTCATCGTCTGTTTTCCGGTTtagattacaaaagaaaaaaaatcaaatataagtctgattttttttgtagaaaatattaaatgttacTAGAATGAAATACGAGAGAGAGCTAAATAACCATACCGACTTCAGAATTGGCGAGTGAGATTTTAGGGAAAGATAAGTATatgaaaaacaaagcaaagaagaaaactgTGTTCGTGTTGGAacccatttttcttcttcgtttgagTTTGCTCTATGCTTATTATTATGTTCGTGAGtatgtttttcaaaattgaagAGCTCAGATGTAACCTATTTAAAAGGATTAAAGAAGGCTTTAGGGGGAAGGGTtgttttttatggtttttgccGTTGCTGCGATTATTAGTTAATATTTCGGTGTTCCTATTGGAAAATATGAAAAACCGAATGCTTAGTGAAACCATTTGGTTGCGTTTTTCTAATTCTGGGTTTAACATAGAAATAAATGCAAGGTATTATGACAGTTTAACAGAGAATAAAAACCGACCAGGacaattagaatcaaaactcatTCATAAGAGAATATGCTCAACGACCGcaacaaacaaaactataacCATCATGTTATAAGAAACAAATTTCATTTAAATAGACTTAACCATAAAttgcaaattttataaaatcaagaGACTGGTGCAAAATGATTCAAGACATTTGGAGGGTATATAATAAGAGAGCcatgataaataaaaagatttatgTTTTGTGAATCATGTGATGATTTTTTCCAAAAGATGTCACGAAGATAGTGTTCTAAATCTCAGATTACAGCAGTACCaccaaaaattggaaaaaaaaaagacacgataatagaaaacaaaaccctCCATAGTTGTTGTCTGATTGAAGCTTCAACTCTCAAAAGAACCTAGAAACCAAAGGTGTGGACTTTGACCTGAAGAAAATACTTCAAACTGTGAATATATGATTGATGctttggttttataattttatagctacaaataaaaatcatcaatcaCACTACGCCACCAGTTTCTAATCTATGATGAACACAAAAGCATGAAAGTCAGATGATCACAAAATAGATTAATTATAGTGCGTTCTGCAAATTCATGTATTCTAAGTGCTTAATCAAAGTTCCTAAACAAGTTGATCAATCAACTCCAACAAGCATATAACGGTAACAACTTTTTCAATTTAAGAGGGTTTGTGTAAATTACCTGATTTTATAACCATCAAGCTTGAGCTTCATCAGCTTTCTTATCCTCAGTTTCTTTAGCTGCAGCTACACTTGGTTCTGCTCCCTCTGTGTTCTCCTCAGGTGGCTGAACCTGTTCATCTTCAGGCAACGGTTCCTCAACATAATCATTCTCAAAAGCATCTGGTGGAACCTCGTAAATCCTCACTTGAGGCTTCGATGGATCCTTGACAAGAACATACTTTCCTTCGCTTAGTTTCATACAAATATCAACAATGGATTTCACAATCCCCCACATGTTATTAGTGTTCAGATTGATCTGTCCAGCGAAATCCTTAGGCTTATACCCCAAAACAGATAAGATGACATGGTTGTAATGATCACGAGGATGAACTCTAGAGACAAAACCAATCTTCATCATATCAGCATTAGCCAAGAGAGCTTGTGCAGTCCATTTAGCCAACTTATTACCATTGTTCTTCAACTCAGTAGCTAAAACCGCACCTCTCTGAGTTTCAAGCTTCTGCCTCCAATCAACACCAGAGTACTTAGGATCAAACTCATTAAGAGCATTCAAAGTTAAGAACGATCTCTGGTTGTTGAGTTCAGCAACACTCTGCAACTCACACCTGGCGACAAGATGCATATCATTATCAAGCTTCCATCTCCTATACCTATAAGCAACAGAAGCAATCTCTTCACCTTCATTAGCAAATGGATTCGCCTCATCAAAAGTTTCCTTCTTTCCATCTCTAACCAACACCTGCTGAGAAAAGTTCTGATTGATATACGCAGCTTCCACACC
The sequence above is a segment of the Camelina sativa cultivar DH55 chromosome 10, Cs, whole genome shotgun sequence genome. Coding sequences within it:
- the LOC104718239 gene encoding alpha carbonic anhydrase 4-like; protein product: MGSNTNTVFFFALFFIYLSFPKISLANSEVDDETPFTYEQKTEKGPEGWGNINPEWKVCNTGRFQSPIDLTNERVSLIHDQAWNRQYQPAPAVITNRGHDIMVSWKGDAGKVTIRETDFKLVQCHWHSPSEHTVNGTRYDLELHMVHTSAGGRTAVIGVLYKLGKPNEFLTKLLNGIKAVGQKEVDLGVIDPREIRFQTRKFFRYIGSLTVPPCTEGVLWTVVKRVNTISMEQITALREAVHDGFETNSRPVQESKGRSVWFYDPNV